In one Echinicola marina genomic region, the following are encoded:
- the proC gene encoding pyrroline-5-carboxylate reductase, with amino-acid sequence MKNLKIAIIGCGNLGLSIVNGLLETEGFNANNLYVTKRHPESLFYLKPQGIEVTSDNKYAAQEADMVILGVKPYNIPHILKEIAPVLSPEKQTIISLATGVTLEDMYQHLPNEIGVFRAMPNIAADIKESITCICGKNGSTETENHIKALFNSIGISIVIEEHLMEAATVLGACGIAYVLRFMRAMTQGGIQIGFDAQTANAIVNQTVKGAAELIIKKGIHPEAAIDKVTTPKGCTIVGLNEMEHHGFSAAMVKGVLASYEKIEK; translated from the coding sequence ATGAAAAATTTAAAAATAGCCATTATTGGATGTGGAAACCTAGGCCTTTCCATTGTGAATGGTTTATTAGAAACTGAAGGCTTCAATGCCAACAACCTGTATGTCACCAAACGGCATCCAGAAAGTCTCTTTTATTTAAAACCACAAGGCATTGAAGTTACTTCAGACAACAAATATGCAGCACAGGAGGCTGACATGGTGATATTAGGAGTCAAACCATATAATATCCCCCATATTCTCAAGGAGATCGCCCCTGTATTAAGCCCTGAAAAACAAACCATCATTTCTTTGGCTACCGGAGTTACCCTTGAAGACATGTACCAACATCTTCCTAATGAAATAGGTGTCTTTAGGGCCATGCCAAACATTGCTGCCGATATCAAAGAGTCCATTACCTGTATTTGTGGTAAAAACGGCTCGACTGAAACAGAAAACCACATTAAAGCACTCTTTAATAGTATCGGTATATCCATTGTAATCGAAGAACATTTGATGGAAGCAGCAACCGTTTTGGGCGCATGTGGTATAGCTTATGTACTCAGATTTATGCGGGCCATGACCCAAGGAGGCATACAGATTGGTTTTGATGCTCAAACGGCCAATGCCATCGTGAACCAAACGGTCAAAGGCGCTGCAGAGTTGATCATCAAAAAAGGCATCCATCCTGAAGCTGCGATTGATAAGGTTACTACTCCAAAAGGCTGCACCATAGTGGGACTAAATGAAATGGAACACCATGGTTTTAGTGCTGCAATGGTCAAAGGGGTTTTGGCCTCCTATGAAAAAATCGAAAAATAA